A part of Myxococcus landrumus genomic DNA contains:
- a CDS encoding response regulator — protein MSLPSLLLVDDSDAILALERAILSGHYTIHTASNGREALDKVSRLQPAAVLLDLSMPEMDGDEVLQRMKADPATADIPVIIISSEKSRAEACLGLGAETFLAKPFRADELLFAVGEALASSRRRARTGSLLVLRVTVGTLEFAIPLDSVREVLLQPATRPLPTAPSYLREYVEVRGEALCVLDVARRLGVEHNLPRVERMLVVIQVDGVALALAVDTVKDPEEFGAADIDRRERVGGADHGPLREGLVGMLRVGGRLLPILDPKVFVGRGLLRELPKMVEAAEAGRSA, from the coding sequence GTGAGCCTGCCGTCCCTGCTGCTCGTCGACGACAGCGACGCCATCCTGGCGCTCGAGCGCGCCATCCTCTCTGGCCACTACACCATCCACACGGCCAGCAACGGCCGCGAGGCCCTGGACAAGGTCTCCCGGCTGCAGCCCGCCGCGGTGTTGCTGGACCTGTCCATGCCGGAGATGGACGGCGATGAGGTCCTTCAGCGGATGAAGGCGGACCCCGCCACGGCGGACATCCCCGTCATCATCATCTCCTCGGAGAAGTCGCGCGCGGAGGCGTGTCTGGGGCTGGGCGCGGAGACGTTCCTGGCCAAGCCGTTTCGCGCGGACGAGCTGCTCTTCGCGGTGGGCGAGGCCCTGGCCAGCTCCCGCCGCCGCGCGCGCACCGGCTCGCTGCTGGTGCTGCGGGTGACGGTGGGCACGCTGGAGTTCGCCATTCCGTTGGACTCGGTGCGCGAGGTGCTCCTGCAGCCCGCGACGCGGCCGCTGCCCACGGCGCCCTCGTACCTGCGCGAGTACGTGGAGGTCCGGGGCGAGGCGCTGTGCGTGCTGGACGTGGCGCGGCGCCTGGGCGTGGAGCACAACCTGCCGCGCGTGGAGCGGATGCTGGTGGTCATTCAGGTGGATGGAGTGGCGTTGGCGCTCGCGGTGGACACGGTGAAGGACCCGGAGGAGTTCGGGGCGGCGGACATCGACCGGCGGGAGCGCGTGGGTGGGGCGGACCATGGCCCGCTGCGCGAGGGACTGGTGGGCATGTTGCGCGTGGGTGGACGGCTGTTGCCCATCCTGGACCCGAAGGTGTTCGTGGGACGTGGGCTGTTGCGCGAGCTGCCCAAGATGGTGGAGGCCGCGGAGGCCGGGCGGAGCGCATGA
- a CDS encoding S9 family peptidase: MRQVLTAALLFVSAPAFAQEVKPLLMSPTERTQDTFLRQLAETRNFSSGRPVGVKVTPDEKQVLFLRTAATSNVQTLYAFDVATGQTKEVLTPEAILKGSEETLTPEEKARRERMRVSARGFTTYQISEDGTRLLVPLSGRLYVVERASGKVTELKTGAGVLDPRFSKDGKQVAYVRDNDVYRISVDANKEQRVTKGGTDTKSNGVAEFVAQEEMGRFTGYWWSPDGKHVAYTESDTSEVEKLTIVDVMHPERGGEVFAYPRPGKANAKVRLGVTPVTGGKTTWVKWDVVKYPYLATVTWPKGGPLTVLVQNRQQTEQQLLAVDPATGKARELLVEKDSAWLNLDQDFPLWLDDGSGFLWYTERNGGPEVELRKADGSLERSLVKPDAGFHGLARFVQKDRTLYFTGGPNPTQTALWRVKDGGVPERATSNKAEGIETGYASTEGGVLVVNTSSLKTMTKTQILRADGTRLGELPEVAQEPPFIPNTEVRQVGSKGFWASITRPRDFKPGKKLPVIVEVYGGPTTTVVHHSMTAHLMAQWMADQGFLVVKFDGRGTPLRGHDWERAVKFDFATVTLDDQAEAIQELARVMPEVDIKRVGIQGWSFGGYMAALAALKRPDVFKASVAGAPVVDWYDYDTHYTERYLGVPQENPEAYEKSSLLTYAKKDAPIGKLLLIHGTADDNVYFFHTLKLSDALFRAGKPHELLPLSGLTHMVPDPVVKERQWETVMNHFKKNL; the protein is encoded by the coding sequence ATGCGCCAGGTCCTTACCGCCGCGCTCCTCTTCGTGAGCGCGCCTGCCTTCGCCCAGGAAGTAAAGCCCCTCCTCATGTCCCCCACGGAGCGAACCCAAGACACCTTCCTCCGGCAGCTCGCGGAGACGCGTAACTTCTCAAGCGGCCGTCCCGTCGGAGTGAAGGTCACTCCCGACGAGAAGCAGGTCCTCTTCCTGCGCACGGCCGCCACCTCCAACGTGCAGACGCTCTACGCGTTCGACGTGGCGACGGGGCAGACGAAGGAGGTCCTCACCCCCGAGGCCATCCTCAAAGGCTCCGAGGAGACCCTCACCCCCGAGGAGAAGGCCCGCCGCGAGCGCATGCGCGTCAGCGCCCGAGGCTTCACGACGTACCAGATTTCCGAGGACGGCACGCGCCTGCTCGTCCCCCTGTCCGGCCGCCTCTACGTGGTGGAGCGCGCCTCGGGGAAGGTGACGGAGCTCAAGACGGGCGCTGGCGTGCTGGACCCGCGCTTCTCCAAGGATGGCAAGCAGGTCGCCTACGTCCGCGACAATGACGTCTACCGAATCAGCGTGGACGCCAACAAGGAGCAGCGAGTCACGAAGGGCGGCACCGACACGAAGTCCAACGGCGTGGCCGAGTTCGTCGCCCAGGAGGAGATGGGGCGCTTCACGGGCTATTGGTGGAGCCCGGACGGCAAGCACGTCGCGTACACGGAGTCGGACACCTCCGAGGTGGAGAAGCTCACCATCGTCGACGTGATGCACCCCGAGCGCGGCGGCGAGGTGTTCGCCTATCCGCGCCCCGGCAAGGCCAACGCGAAGGTGCGCCTGGGCGTCACCCCCGTCACCGGTGGCAAGACGACGTGGGTGAAGTGGGACGTGGTGAAGTATCCGTACCTGGCCACCGTGACGTGGCCCAAGGGCGGGCCGCTCACCGTGCTGGTGCAGAACCGCCAGCAGACCGAGCAGCAGCTGCTCGCCGTGGACCCCGCCACCGGCAAGGCGCGTGAGCTGCTGGTGGAGAAGGACTCGGCCTGGCTCAACCTGGATCAGGACTTCCCGCTGTGGCTGGACGATGGCTCCGGCTTCCTCTGGTACACCGAGCGCAACGGTGGTCCCGAGGTGGAGCTGCGCAAGGCGGACGGCTCGCTGGAGCGCAGCCTGGTGAAGCCGGACGCGGGCTTCCACGGCCTGGCGCGCTTCGTCCAGAAGGACCGCACGCTGTACTTCACCGGTGGCCCCAACCCCACGCAGACCGCCCTGTGGCGCGTGAAGGACGGCGGCGTCCCCGAGCGTGCGACGAGCAACAAGGCGGAGGGCATCGAAACCGGTTACGCCTCCACCGAGGGTGGCGTGCTCGTGGTCAACACCTCCAGCCTGAAGACCATGACGAAGACGCAGATTCTGCGCGCGGACGGCACGCGCCTGGGCGAGCTGCCGGAGGTGGCGCAGGAGCCGCCCTTCATCCCCAACACCGAGGTGCGGCAGGTGGGCTCCAAGGGCTTCTGGGCCTCCATCACCCGCCCGCGCGACTTCAAGCCCGGCAAGAAGCTGCCCGTCATCGTCGAGGTGTACGGCGGCCCCACCACCACCGTCGTGCATCACAGCATGACGGCGCACCTCATGGCGCAGTGGATGGCGGACCAGGGCTTCCTCGTCGTGAAGTTCGACGGACGCGGCACGCCGCTGCGCGGCCACGACTGGGAGCGCGCGGTGAAGTTCGACTTCGCCACCGTGACGCTGGATGACCAGGCGGAGGCCATCCAGGAGCTGGCCCGGGTGATGCCCGAGGTCGACATCAAGCGCGTGGGCATCCAGGGCTGGAGCTTCGGCGGCTACATGGCCGCGCTCGCCGCCCTCAAGCGCCCGGACGTCTTCAAGGCGTCCGTCGCCGGCGCCCCCGTGGTGGACTGGTACGACTACGACACGCACTACACCGAGCGCTACCTGGGCGTGCCCCAGGAGAACCCCGAGGCGTACGAGAAGAGCTCCCTGCTCACGTACGCGAAGAAGGACGCGCCCATCGGCAAGCTGCTGCTCATCCACGGCACCGCGGATGACAACGTCTACTTCTTCCACACGCTCAAGCTCAGCGACGCGCTCTTCCGCGCGGGCAAGCCGCACGAGCTGCTGCCGCTCAGCGGCCTGACGCACATGGTCCCCGACCCGGTGGTGAAGGAGCGCCAGTGGGAGACCGTGATGAACCACTTCAAGAAGAACCTGTAA
- a CDS encoding chemotaxis protein CheW, with protein MKILPRSMEEAQAQEAAELLERRASRLREQSETTVEEAVHWIAEFPLGEERYALSLEMLRAALPLRMVTPVPLSAPHVVGVLRFQGQVLSALSLASMLGGHGWRQDPAVLLVVDRGDGELCALDCEAIPRPTTLPMSAVEAARVRAEGPVTEVFTHDRQLIHLIDLKRLFAVRSTGGRNAR; from the coding sequence ATGAAAATCCTTCCCCGGAGCATGGAAGAGGCCCAGGCACAGGAGGCCGCGGAGCTCCTGGAGCGCCGCGCGTCGCGCCTGCGGGAGCAGTCCGAGACGACCGTCGAGGAGGCGGTGCACTGGATTGCCGAGTTCCCCCTGGGCGAGGAGCGCTACGCGCTGTCGCTGGAGATGCTGCGCGCGGCGCTGCCCCTGCGGATGGTGACGCCGGTGCCCTTGTCCGCGCCGCACGTCGTGGGGGTGTTGCGCTTCCAGGGACAGGTGCTCTCCGCGCTCAGCCTCGCGTCGATGTTGGGCGGGCACGGCTGGCGGCAGGACCCGGCGGTGCTGCTGGTGGTGGACCGCGGCGATGGCGAGCTGTGCGCGCTGGACTGCGAGGCCATTCCCCGGCCCACCACGCTGCCCATGAGCGCGGTGGAGGCCGCGCGCGTGCGGGCCGAGGGGCCGGTGACGGAGGTCTTCACGCACGACCGGCAGCTCATCCACCTCATCGACCTCAAGCGCTTGTTCGCCGTGCGCTCGACGGGAGGACGCAATGCCCGTTGA
- a CDS encoding response regulator, translating to MSTNSTNSAKVLLVDDSPTVRNIVKIYLMNLRVEALEADDATRALKILQLVPVNLVIADINMPGMDGITFVKEVRASRNAQLRSVPILLLTAEKSVDLRQRGTEAGANAFIQKPVSHHELTETVRQFLSKA from the coding sequence GTGAGCACCAACAGCACCAACAGCGCCAAGGTCTTGCTGGTGGACGACAGCCCGACCGTTCGGAACATCGTCAAGATCTACCTCATGAACCTCCGGGTCGAAGCCTTGGAGGCGGACGATGCGACGCGCGCCCTGAAAATCCTCCAGCTCGTTCCCGTCAACCTGGTCATCGCCGACATCAACATGCCGGGGATGGACGGCATCACCTTCGTGAAGGAGGTGCGGGCCAGCCGCAACGCGCAGCTCCGCTCCGTGCCCATCCTCCTGTTGACCGCGGAGAAGAGCGTGGACCTGCGCCAGCGCGGCACGGAGGCGGGCGCCAATGCCTTCATCCAGAAGCCGGTGTCCCACCACGAGCTGACGGAGACCGTCCGTCAGTTCCTGTCCAAGGCCTGA
- the fabI gene encoding enoyl-ACP reductase FabI: MLLKGKKLLITGVLTPQSLAFGIAEHALEQGADILLTGFGRAMSLTERSAKRLKPGIEVLELDVTNPAHFAALTGEIQKRWDRVDGVLHGIAYAPDDALGGNFLNTPWESVQTAFRISAFSLKELAVACAPLMQPGSSIVTLDFDNRVAWPIYDWMGVCKAALESTVRYLARDLGPKGIRVNALAAGPLSTMAAKGIPGFKVLEQYWGQQAPLGWNSKTSHDMVSRTACALLSDWLPSTTGEMIHVDGGYHAIGAPPVPPEAAEGAQPAATKPPSP; encoded by the coding sequence ATGCTGCTTAAGGGCAAGAAGCTGCTCATCACCGGGGTGCTCACGCCCCAGTCCCTCGCCTTCGGCATCGCCGAGCACGCGCTCGAGCAGGGCGCGGACATCCTCCTGACGGGCTTTGGCCGGGCCATGTCGCTCACCGAGCGCAGCGCCAAGCGACTCAAGCCGGGGATTGAGGTGCTGGAGCTGGACGTCACCAACCCCGCGCACTTCGCCGCGCTGACGGGCGAAATCCAGAAGCGCTGGGACCGGGTGGACGGCGTGCTGCACGGCATCGCCTACGCCCCGGACGACGCCCTGGGCGGCAACTTCCTCAACACGCCCTGGGAGAGTGTCCAGACGGCGTTCCGCATCTCCGCGTTCTCCCTCAAGGAGCTGGCCGTGGCGTGCGCGCCGCTGATGCAGCCGGGCAGCTCCATCGTGACGCTGGACTTCGACAACCGGGTGGCGTGGCCCATCTACGACTGGATGGGGGTGTGCAAGGCCGCGCTGGAGTCCACGGTGCGCTACCTGGCTCGGGATTTGGGCCCCAAGGGCATCCGGGTGAACGCGCTGGCCGCGGGCCCGCTGTCCACCATGGCGGCCAAGGGCATCCCTGGCTTCAAGGTGCTGGAGCAGTACTGGGGCCAGCAGGCGCCCCTGGGCTGGAACTCCAAGACGAGCCACGACATGGTCTCCCGGACGGCGTGTGCCCTGCTGTCGGATTGGCTGCCCTCCACCACGGGCGAAATGATCCACGTGGACGGTGGCTACCACGCCATCGGCGCGCCGCCGGTGCCCCCCGAGGCGGCGGAAGGCGCACAGCCCGCGGCAACCAAGCCGCCAAGCCCGTAG
- a CDS encoding cold-shock protein, translated as MATGTVKWFNDAKGFGFITQDGGGEDVFCHHTAINMDGFRTLAEGQKVEFEVTRGPKGLQAQNVRAA; from the coding sequence ATGGCAACCGGTACCGTGAAGTGGTTCAACGACGCGAAGGGCTTCGGCTTCATCACCCAGGACGGCGGGGGCGAGGACGTTTTCTGCCACCACACCGCCATCAACATGGATGGCTTCCGCACCCTCGCCGAGGGTCAGAAGGTGGAGTTCGAAGTGACGCGCGGCCCCAAGGGCCTTCAGGCGCAGAACGTCCGCGCGGCCTGA
- a CDS encoding CheR family methyltransferase, protein MSAELDPRLLSRAREVVSSITGFREDAIAAEAMERVVRGELARGRSSADLLGEMLFPQSPLANTLVRAALVGETYFFRQPEHFRYISQEGVPAALRRGALALRGWSAGCSTGEEAYSLAAALQSSVAHGFPVEVMGTDLHEASLETARRASYGTWSRRESAPRLFPLYLDGADRQVTILPVVRRITTFAQSNLLAPLPERFGRFDFILCRNVLTYFSPAARDAAIALLARTLNPGGLLFLGAVEADRVPAGMVREGPPELQAFRLLGPGESATPAPVVRVMERAAPPVIPVRRPKAAPVPVPAQVTPPPPPSRLHLDALERIEEGDANGALAVLESLVRQAPDYLPGLLELALLRERSGAREAAVPLMRALRMRAERLAPDQLVDGPEALPARFYQASADAYLNQGALE, encoded by the coding sequence ATGAGCGCAGAGCTTGACCCGCGGCTTCTGTCCCGGGCGCGGGAAGTGGTGTCATCCATTACGGGCTTCCGCGAGGACGCCATCGCCGCGGAGGCCATGGAGCGCGTGGTGCGCGGTGAGCTGGCGCGAGGCCGTTCGTCGGCGGACCTGCTGGGGGAGATGTTGTTTCCCCAGTCGCCGCTGGCCAACACGCTGGTGCGCGCCGCGCTGGTGGGCGAGACGTACTTCTTCCGGCAGCCCGAGCACTTCCGCTACATCTCGCAGGAGGGCGTGCCCGCGGCGCTGCGCAGAGGCGCGCTGGCGCTGCGGGGCTGGAGCGCGGGCTGCTCCACGGGAGAGGAGGCGTACTCCCTGGCCGCGGCGCTCCAGTCCTCCGTCGCGCACGGCTTCCCGGTGGAGGTGATGGGCACGGACCTGCACGAGGCCAGCCTGGAGACGGCGCGCCGGGCCTCCTATGGCACCTGGTCTCGTCGCGAGTCCGCGCCGCGCCTGTTCCCGCTCTATCTGGATGGGGCGGACCGGCAGGTGACGATTCTTCCCGTCGTTCGCCGCATCACCACCTTCGCGCAGTCCAACCTGCTGGCGCCGCTGCCCGAGCGCTTTGGCCGCTTCGACTTCATCCTCTGCCGCAACGTGCTGACCTACTTCTCCCCGGCCGCGCGCGACGCGGCCATCGCGCTGCTCGCGCGGACGCTCAATCCCGGAGGGCTGCTCTTCCTGGGCGCGGTGGAGGCGGACCGGGTCCCCGCGGGCATGGTCCGCGAGGGGCCGCCGGAGCTCCAGGCGTTCCGTCTGCTGGGGCCGGGGGAGTCCGCCACTCCCGCGCCGGTGGTCCGGGTGATGGAGCGCGCCGCTCCGCCCGTGATTCCCGTGCGCAGGCCCAAGGCCGCGCCCGTGCCGGTGCCCGCGCAGGTGACTCCGCCCCCGCCGCCCTCGCGGCTGCACCTGGATGCGCTGGAGCGCATCGAGGAGGGCGATGCGAATGGGGCCTTGGCGGTGCTGGAGTCGCTGGTGCGTCAGGCCCCCGACTACCTGCCGGGCCTCCTGGAGCTGGCGCTGCTTCGTGAGCGCTCCGGTGCGCGAGAGGCGGCGGTGCCGCTGATGCGCGCCCTGCGCATGCGCGCCGAGCGGCTGGCTCCGGACCAGCTCGTGGATGGGCCCGAGGCCCTGCCGGCGCGGTTCTATCAGGCGTCCGCCGACGCCTACCTCAACCAGGGGGCGCTCGAATGA
- a CDS encoding 2-oxoglutarate dehydrogenase E1 component, with the protein MANFQDTFLSGANIDFIEGLYARYLEDPTSVDASWREVFERNDGAGRPIFNTKLLEVPAPAVQPGKNGKAAAKEAPAAAAAPAAPAAAPSQALELQSKVDQTLFAFRLRGHLRARLDPLDRPRPALEHIADVGMVDDGHFSAREREQEVESSGAFEQQRVKLGDLLNRLHRTYTGSIGVEVMQILDSQRRRWLMQRMEHSENHTAFSVDDQRHILTKLSYAEGFENFLHTKYVGAKRFSLDGGEALIPMMDAIAEVGASLGLKEVVIGMAHRGRLNVLTNILGKQPSQIFSEFDGPKDPKAYLGRGDVKYHMGFSSDHVTRQGKNVHLSLAFNPSHLEAVNPVVEGRVRAKQERFGDTERVGVMPLLIHGDAAFMGQGVVAETLNLSGLKGYNTGGTLHVVINNQVGFTTDPHDSRSSIYATAIAQMLDIPIFHVNGDDPEACVHVARLAAEYRQTFHSDVVIDLICYRRYGHNEGDDPSFTQPAMYDLIRKHPTVRTLYAKTLAEQSRISAEESEAIKQRCLQEFDAALARARQESQFKEPSALEGLWKTYQGGAQKSAPQVKTGVDKATLRDALQRLCVLPEGFHVHRDVERTVIKKRLGMLDSEELQWSEGESLAYATLLAAGYPVRLSGQDCERGTFSHRHAVLHDVQTGTEYTPLQQFSTGRARFQVVNSALSEMGVLGFEYGYSLDVPDGLTIWEAQFGDFANGAQIIIDQFIAAGESKWRRLSGVTLLLPHSYEGQGPEHSSARLERFLDLSAEDNIQVCYPTTPAQIFHLLRRQVMRPVRKPLVIMSPKSLLRRPEATSKLDELATGSFQEVILDKVAPAGVTRLLLCSGKVYYDLVKARDERKDDSIAIVRLEQLYPFPGDELASLLSKLPKLTEMYWVQEEPKNAGAWHYMFPRMHDLVSSRSQPQVKLGYIGRAEAASPATGFPKTHEIEQQLIIEEAIFRGTKHGR; encoded by the coding sequence ATGGCGAACTTCCAGGACACGTTCCTTTCCGGCGCCAACATCGACTTCATCGAGGGGCTCTATGCCCGCTACCTCGAGGACCCCACCAGCGTGGACGCGAGCTGGCGGGAGGTCTTCGAGCGGAACGATGGTGCCGGCCGTCCCATCTTCAACACGAAGCTGCTGGAGGTGCCCGCGCCGGCCGTTCAGCCTGGCAAGAATGGCAAGGCCGCCGCCAAGGAGGCCCCGGCCGCCGCCGCGGCTCCGGCGGCCCCCGCGGCCGCGCCCTCCCAGGCGCTGGAGCTGCAGTCCAAGGTGGACCAGACGCTCTTCGCCTTCCGCCTGCGCGGCCACCTGCGCGCCCGGTTGGATCCACTGGACCGTCCGCGCCCCGCGCTGGAGCACATCGCGGACGTGGGCATGGTGGATGACGGCCACTTCTCCGCGCGTGAGCGCGAGCAGGAAGTGGAGAGCAGCGGCGCGTTCGAGCAGCAGCGCGTGAAGCTGGGCGACCTGCTCAACCGCCTGCACCGCACGTACACCGGCAGCATCGGCGTGGAGGTCATGCAGATTCTCGACAGCCAGCGCCGCCGCTGGCTGATGCAGCGCATGGAGCACAGCGAGAACCACACCGCGTTCTCCGTGGACGACCAGCGCCACATCCTCACCAAGCTCTCCTACGCGGAGGGCTTCGAGAACTTCCTGCACACGAAGTACGTGGGCGCCAAGCGCTTCAGCCTGGACGGTGGCGAGGCGCTCATCCCCATGATGGACGCCATCGCCGAGGTGGGCGCGAGCCTGGGCCTGAAGGAAGTCGTCATCGGCATGGCCCACCGCGGCCGCCTCAACGTGCTGACGAACATCCTGGGCAAGCAGCCCAGCCAGATTTTCAGCGAGTTCGACGGCCCCAAGGACCCCAAGGCGTACCTGGGCCGCGGCGACGTGAAGTACCACATGGGCTTCTCGTCGGACCACGTCACGCGCCAGGGGAAGAACGTCCACCTGTCGCTGGCCTTCAACCCCAGCCACCTGGAGGCCGTCAATCCGGTGGTCGAGGGCCGCGTGCGCGCCAAGCAGGAGCGCTTCGGCGACACCGAGCGCGTGGGCGTCATGCCGCTGCTCATCCACGGCGACGCGGCCTTCATGGGACAGGGCGTCGTCGCGGAGACGCTCAACCTGTCGGGCCTCAAGGGCTACAACACGGGCGGCACCCTCCACGTCGTCATCAACAACCAGGTCGGCTTCACCACCGACCCGCATGACTCCCGCTCCTCCATCTACGCCACCGCCATCGCGCAGATGCTGGACATCCCCATCTTCCACGTGAATGGAGATGACCCGGAGGCGTGCGTGCACGTGGCGCGGCTGGCGGCGGAGTACCGCCAGACGTTCCACAGCGACGTGGTCATCGACCTCATCTGCTACCGCCGCTACGGCCACAACGAGGGTGACGACCCGTCCTTCACCCAGCCGGCGATGTACGACCTCATCCGCAAGCACCCGACGGTGCGCACGCTCTACGCGAAGACGCTCGCGGAGCAGTCGCGGATTTCGGCCGAGGAGTCGGAAGCCATCAAGCAGCGCTGCCTCCAGGAGTTCGACGCGGCGCTCGCCCGCGCGCGCCAGGAGAGCCAGTTCAAGGAGCCCAGCGCGCTGGAGGGCCTGTGGAAGACGTACCAGGGCGGCGCGCAGAAGAGCGCTCCCCAGGTGAAGACGGGCGTGGACAAGGCCACGCTGCGCGACGCGCTCCAGCGGCTGTGCGTGCTGCCCGAGGGCTTCCACGTCCACCGCGACGTGGAGCGCACCGTCATCAAGAAGCGCCTGGGCATGCTGGACAGCGAGGAGCTCCAGTGGAGCGAGGGCGAGTCGCTCGCGTACGCCACGCTGCTGGCGGCCGGCTATCCGGTGCGCCTGTCCGGCCAGGACTGTGAGCGCGGCACGTTCAGCCACCGTCACGCGGTGCTGCACGACGTGCAGACGGGCACCGAGTACACGCCGCTGCAGCAGTTCTCCACCGGCCGCGCCCGCTTCCAGGTCGTCAACAGCGCCCTGTCGGAGATGGGCGTGCTGGGCTTCGAGTACGGCTACAGCCTGGACGTCCCAGACGGCCTCACCATCTGGGAGGCCCAGTTCGGCGACTTCGCCAACGGCGCTCAAATCATCATCGACCAGTTCATCGCCGCCGGTGAGAGCAAGTGGCGCCGGCTCAGCGGCGTCACGCTGCTGCTGCCGCACTCCTACGAAGGCCAGGGCCCGGAGCACTCCAGCGCCCGCCTGGAGCGCTTCCTGGACCTGTCCGCCGAGGACAACATCCAGGTCTGCTACCCCACCACGCCCGCGCAGATCTTCCACCTCCTGCGCCGCCAGGTGATGCGCCCGGTGCGCAAGCCCCTGGTCATCATGTCGCCCAAGAGCCTGCTGCGCCGGCCGGAGGCCACCAGCAAGCTGGACGAGCTGGCCACGGGCTCCTTCCAGGAGGTCATCCTGGACAAGGTCGCCCCGGCGGGCGTCACCCGGCTGCTGCTGTGCAGCGGCAAGGTCTATTACGACCTGGTGAAGGCGCGCGACGAGCGCAAGGACGACAGCATCGCCATCGTCCGCCTGGAGCAGCTCTACCCGTTCCCGGGCGACGAGCTGGCCAGCCTGCTCTCCAAGCTGCCGAAGCTGACGGAGATGTACTGGGTGCAGGAAGAGCCGAAGAACGCCGGCGCGTGGCACTACATGTTCCCGCGCATGCACGACCTGGTGTCGTCGCGCTCGCAGCCGCAGGTGAAGTTGGGGTACATCGGCCGCGCGGAGGCCGCCAGCCCCGCGACAGGCTTCCCCAAGACTCACGAAATCGAGCAGCAGCTCATCATCGAGGAAGCCATCTTCCGAGGGACCAAGCATGGCCGTTGA
- the odhB gene encoding 2-oxoglutarate dehydrogenase complex dihydrolipoyllysine-residue succinyltransferase — protein MAVELKVPPLGESITEAVVGKWNKKAGDAVTADEPLVVLETDKVTIDVPAPAAGSLASVAFKEGDKVRVGDVLGLIEAGAGAPAAKPAAAAPAPAPTAPVAAAAEASGGSDARITPTARKMAEENKLDVSQLKGSGTAGRITKEDVLGQLNRPAAPSQPAAPAAPAGPRPNAAREERVRMTPLRKRVAERLVQAQSTAALLTTFNEVDMGEVMALRKKYNDKFLAKHGVKLGFMSFFVRASIEALKAFPQVNGEIDGEDVIFKHYYDIGVAVSGSRGLVVPVLRNADKMSLAELEKGVADLGTRARNDKLTLAELQGGTFTITNGGIFGSMLSTPIINPPQTGILGMHNIVDRPVVRDGQIVIRPIMYVALTYDHRLIDGREAVQFLVRVKECIEDPERLLLDV, from the coding sequence ATGGCCGTTGAACTGAAAGTGCCCCCCCTGGGTGAGTCCATCACCGAGGCCGTCGTCGGCAAGTGGAACAAGAAGGCCGGTGACGCGGTGACGGCGGACGAGCCGCTCGTCGTCCTTGAGACCGACAAGGTCACCATCGACGTGCCCGCTCCCGCGGCCGGCTCCCTGGCCAGCGTCGCCTTCAAGGAGGGCGACAAGGTGCGCGTGGGTGACGTGCTCGGCCTCATCGAGGCCGGTGCCGGCGCTCCCGCCGCCAAGCCCGCGGCCGCCGCGCCCGCCCCCGCTCCGACGGCTCCCGTGGCCGCCGCCGCGGAGGCCTCCGGTGGTTCGGATGCCCGCATCACCCCCACCGCCCGGAAGATGGCGGAGGAGAACAAGCTGGACGTCTCCCAGCTCAAGGGCAGCGGCACCGCGGGCCGCATCACCAAGGAGGACGTGCTCGGCCAGCTCAACCGCCCGGCCGCGCCCTCTCAGCCCGCCGCCCCGGCCGCGCCCGCGGGCCCCCGCCCCAACGCCGCCCGCGAGGAGCGCGTGCGCATGACGCCGCTTCGCAAGCGCGTCGCGGAGCGCCTGGTCCAGGCCCAGTCCACCGCCGCCCTGCTCACCACCTTCAACGAGGTGGACATGGGCGAGGTCATGGCCCTGCGCAAGAAGTACAACGACAAGTTCCTCGCGAAGCACGGCGTGAAGCTGGGCTTCATGAGCTTCTTCGTCCGCGCGTCCATCGAAGCCCTCAAGGCCTTCCCGCAGGTGAACGGGGAGATTGACGGCGAGGACGTCATCTTCAAGCACTACTACGACATCGGCGTGGCGGTGAGCGGCAGCCGCGGCCTGGTCGTCCCCGTGCTTCGCAACGCGGACAAGATGTCCCTGGCGGAGCTGGAGAAGGGCGTCGCCGACCTGGGCACCCGTGCCCGGAACGACAAGCTCACCCTGGCGGAGCTCCAGGGCGGCACCTTCACCATCACCAACGGCGGCATCTTCGGCTCCATGCTGTCCACGCCCATCATCAACCCGCCGCAGACGGGCATCCTGGGCATGCACAACATCGTGGACCGCCCCGTCGTGCGCGACGGGCAGATTGTCATCCGCCCCATCATGTACGTCGCCCTCACCTACGACCACCGGCTGATTGACGGCCGCGAGGCCGTCCAGTTCCTCGTGCGCGTCAAGGAGTGCATCGAGGACCCCGAGCGTCTGCTGTTGGACGTCTGA